From the Prosthecobacter dejongeii genome, one window contains:
- the urtA gene encoding urea ABC transporter substrate-binding protein, producing the protein MKFTRQFSRFACAAALAALTPLLHSQETVKVGVLHSLSGTMAISETSLRDVLLFTFDEINAKGGVLGKKIEPVVVDGASNWPLFAEKAKQLLEQDKVSVTFGCWTSVSRKSVLPVFESNKGLLFYPVQYEGEEMSPNIMYTAEAVNQQATPAVDYMLEKGFKKFYLLGSDYVYPQTTNLVLLEYLLSKGVPLENIGGGFKKDESGKIISAGKYTPFGHTDYQQIVSEIKQYAAGGDTCVISTLNGDTNVPFFKEYAAAGLTAETCPVVSFSISEDEFRGLPAKQLVGQLGCWTYFQSIKSDANEKFITDFEAWLAKSDVPGIVKDGRVTCSPMVLSYVGVYLWKAAVEKAGTFEVEKVIAELEKGISFEGPAGTVTSQKNHHVTKNVFIGETKANGQFKILKSYDNVYGEPFLKGTFKTK; encoded by the coding sequence ATGAAATTCACTCGTCAATTTTCCCGTTTCGCCTGTGCAGCCGCTCTCGCTGCTCTTACTCCACTGCTCCATTCCCAGGAGACCGTTAAGGTCGGTGTGCTCCACTCATTGAGCGGCACCATGGCCATTTCTGAAACTTCTCTTCGAGATGTGCTACTTTTCACTTTTGATGAGATCAATGCCAAGGGCGGTGTCCTGGGTAAAAAGATCGAACCCGTTGTTGTGGACGGAGCGTCTAACTGGCCTCTCTTCGCTGAAAAAGCCAAACAACTTCTAGAGCAAGATAAAGTCTCTGTGACTTTTGGCTGCTGGACCTCGGTCAGTCGTAAATCCGTGCTGCCGGTCTTTGAGTCTAACAAAGGATTGCTCTTTTATCCCGTGCAGTACGAAGGTGAGGAAATGTCCCCCAACATCATGTACACTGCGGAAGCCGTGAACCAGCAGGCTACCCCTGCCGTGGATTACATGCTGGAAAAGGGATTCAAGAAATTCTACCTGCTGGGTAGCGACTATGTGTACCCACAGACCACCAACTTAGTGCTTTTGGAATACCTCCTCAGCAAGGGTGTGCCATTGGAAAACATTGGTGGCGGCTTCAAAAAAGACGAGTCCGGCAAGATCATCTCGGCTGGGAAATACACGCCTTTTGGCCATACGGACTACCAGCAGATTGTCTCTGAAATCAAACAGTATGCTGCCGGTGGTGACACCTGCGTGATCAGCACTTTGAACGGGGATACAAACGTTCCTTTCTTCAAAGAGTATGCAGCAGCAGGCCTCACGGCTGAAACCTGCCCTGTTGTAAGCTTCTCGATCTCGGAAGATGAATTCCGGGGCCTGCCTGCCAAGCAGTTAGTGGGGCAACTGGGATGCTGGACTTACTTTCAGTCCATCAAATCAGATGCAAATGAGAAATTCATCACGGATTTCGAAGCTTGGCTGGCTAAGAGCGATGTTCCTGGAATCGTCAAGGATGGTCGTGTGACCTGTTCCCCTATGGTGCTCAGTTACGTGGGTGTTTATCTGTGGAAAGCAGCCGTCGAAAAAGCCGGGACTTTTGAGGTGGAGAAAGTCATCGCCGAGCTTGAAAAAGGCATTAGTTTTGAAGGCCCGGCAGGCACCGTGACCAGCCAGAAAAATCATCACGTGACGAAAAATGTCTTCATTGGTGAGACCAAGGCCAACGGGCAGTTTAAGATCCTCAAATCTTATGACAATGTCTATGGCGAACCCTTCTTGAAGGGGACTTTCAAGACAAAATAA
- the urtB gene encoding urea ABC transporter permease subunit UrtB yields MNKAWFFSIMAALSFSSLSWAQEAKSVRAIIAEAVVLTEDSDAQVKLVNSLTGMTDPELEPLLDAWKGGSIYLVEGADDKYIAVTLAGDPDATKKETALRLDTKEPLKDAQGTVVRVAPARAEIAETDSSIRRAMKSLLDLSKLTAPNAKDRMLAITQMGMERDVAKLPILEERLKVETDSSVKRAIQEAIALTQLRSPDKAVRLAGCTSLAEIHPLSAKDSLESVVKEALKAGDKELLIAAKKALEAVEAHRSIVNFLGTLFRGLSLGSVLLVVAIGLAITFGLMGVINMAHGELIAVGAYTTYVVQCLFAEGLALSPFGMKLSLPGMNASGWLYEMYFVIALPMAFIMAALVGLALERGVIRFLYRRPLESLLATWGVSLVLQQLFRLVFGSNNVQVNSPSWLSDNWTINDVIFGWNRVFVIGFAILIVFGTWALLSKTPLGLLIRAVMQNRNMAACLGVRTERVNMMTFGFGSGLAGLAGAFLSQIGNVGPSLGQNYIVDAFMTVVVGGVGSLIGTVASAIGIGVVDQSLQQILGNPVLGKILVLGAIILFLQWRPAGLFATKTRSLES; encoded by the coding sequence ATGAATAAAGCCTGGTTTTTTAGCATTATGGCTGCTCTGAGTTTCAGCAGTCTTTCCTGGGCCCAAGAGGCCAAAAGTGTGCGAGCCATCATTGCTGAGGCTGTGGTATTGACGGAAGACAGCGATGCCCAGGTGAAACTTGTTAATTCGTTGACGGGGATGACTGATCCCGAACTGGAGCCTTTGCTGGATGCCTGGAAAGGTGGATCCATTTACCTCGTCGAAGGTGCCGATGATAAATATATTGCTGTCACTCTGGCGGGTGATCCAGATGCCACCAAAAAAGAAACGGCTCTGCGGTTAGATACCAAAGAACCTCTCAAAGACGCTCAAGGTACTGTGGTCCGCGTGGCACCAGCACGGGCTGAGATCGCTGAGACGGATAGCAGCATTCGCCGCGCCATGAAGTCGCTGCTCGACCTTTCCAAATTGACAGCGCCTAACGCTAAGGATCGCATGCTCGCCATTACTCAAATGGGCATGGAACGTGATGTAGCAAAGTTACCCATTCTCGAGGAGCGGCTCAAAGTTGAAACCGATAGTTCTGTCAAACGAGCCATTCAGGAAGCCATCGCCCTCACCCAGTTGCGAAGCCCAGACAAAGCGGTGCGCCTCGCAGGCTGTACTTCGCTCGCAGAGATTCACCCGCTCAGCGCCAAAGATTCTCTGGAGAGCGTGGTGAAAGAGGCTCTGAAAGCCGGAGATAAAGAACTGCTCATCGCTGCCAAAAAAGCCTTGGAGGCTGTTGAAGCTCATCGGTCGATTGTGAATTTTTTAGGCACCTTGTTTCGGGGACTTTCTTTGGGCTCGGTGCTCCTGGTCGTCGCCATTGGTCTAGCGATCACCTTTGGTTTGATGGGGGTCATCAATATGGCGCATGGCGAGCTCATCGCGGTGGGGGCTTACACCACTTATGTTGTGCAGTGTCTGTTTGCGGAAGGTTTAGCTCTTTCGCCCTTTGGGATGAAACTCAGCCTCCCAGGTATGAATGCCTCAGGTTGGCTGTACGAAATGTATTTTGTCATCGCGTTGCCCATGGCCTTCATCATGGCGGCCTTGGTGGGGCTTGCATTGGAGCGCGGAGTCATTCGCTTTCTTTATCGGCGCCCACTGGAAAGCTTGCTCGCCACCTGGGGTGTTTCGCTCGTTCTTCAGCAACTCTTCCGCCTCGTTTTTGGGTCTAACAATGTGCAGGTCAATAGCCCTTCCTGGCTCAGTGATAACTGGACCATCAACGATGTGATCTTCGGTTGGAACCGAGTCTTTGTGATTGGCTTTGCCATCTTGATCGTTTTTGGCACCTGGGCGCTTTTGAGTAAAACTCCCTTGGGTTTGTTGATCCGAGCGGTGATGCAAAATCGCAACATGGCAGCCTGCCTCGGTGTGAGAACGGAACGCGTCAATATGATGACCTTTGGCTTTGGCAGTGGCTTGGCGGGTCTAGCGGGTGCCTTCCTTTCCCAAATTGGCAATGTCGGTCCCAGCCTGGGACAAAACTACATCGTGGATGCCTTCATGACTGTCGTTGTCGGCGGGGTAGGTAGCCTGATTGGTACGGTGGCTAGCGCCATCGGCATCGGTGTGGTGGATCAGTCCCTCCAGCAGATTTTGGGCAATCCCGTTTTGGGTAAAATCCTCGTCCTCGGGGCCATCATTCTCTTCCTTCAATGGCGGCCTGCGGGTTTGTTTGCCACGAAAACTCGCAGTCTGGAATCCTGA
- the urtC gene encoding urea ABC transporter permease subunit UrtC, translating into MTHSLLVRPIAKREWAITAIVAFFLIVVLPLLNLGGLVSDFTINLWGKYLCYALLAISVDLLWGYTGLLSLGQALFFSLGGYMMGMYLMRMIGTMGQYKKDMPDFLVFLGWERLPTFWTPFSSFSFAMIMMLLVPGIVAYIFGWLAFRSRVKGVYFSILTQALTYGASLMFFRNDMLMGGNNGFTDFRFILGFDIRSPGTKRGLFIVTAIVLTTVYVGLRCLTRSRFGLVQQAVRDSENRVLFSGYSSPNFKLFIFVVSALIGSIGGALYVPQVGIINPSEMTTEKSLEAVVWTAVGGRGTLIGPIVGAISVNALKSWATRAYPDLWLIILGGMFIIVVLFLPKGIVGIPGMVSDWLKKRKPRADESEVISINKPEEEAA; encoded by the coding sequence ATGACGCATTCCTTGCTCGTCCGCCCCATTGCTAAAAGAGAGTGGGCCATCACCGCCATCGTGGCTTTTTTCCTCATCGTTGTCTTGCCTCTGCTGAATCTGGGCGGGTTGGTGAGTGACTTCACGATTAACCTCTGGGGCAAGTATCTCTGTTATGCCCTCCTAGCCATTAGCGTGGATTTGCTCTGGGGATACACGGGTCTGCTCAGCCTGGGCCAGGCACTGTTCTTCTCGCTCGGCGGATACATGATGGGCATGTACCTCATGCGGATGATTGGTACGATGGGGCAGTATAAGAAAGATATGCCAGACTTTTTAGTCTTCCTGGGCTGGGAGCGATTGCCGACTTTCTGGACTCCGTTCAGCAGCTTTTCGTTCGCTATGATCATGATGCTGCTAGTTCCAGGCATTGTGGCTTACATCTTTGGTTGGTTAGCCTTTCGCTCACGAGTCAAAGGGGTCTATTTTTCCATCCTCACTCAGGCACTCACTTATGGAGCATCGTTGATGTTTTTCCGCAATGATATGCTCATGGGTGGTAACAATGGTTTCACGGACTTTCGATTTATCCTGGGTTTTGACATTCGCAGTCCAGGCACCAAACGCGGACTGTTCATCGTCACTGCCATCGTTCTCACCACGGTCTATGTTGGGCTCCGTTGTCTTACCCGAAGCCGCTTCGGCCTCGTCCAACAAGCAGTGCGCGATAGTGAGAATCGCGTGCTCTTCAGTGGCTATTCTTCGCCTAACTTCAAGCTCTTTATCTTCGTTGTCAGTGCCTTGATTGGCTCCATCGGCGGGGCGCTGTATGTTCCTCAGGTGGGCATTATCAACCCCAGCGAAATGACGACGGAGAAATCACTGGAAGCTGTGGTTTGGACAGCCGTGGGTGGGCGAGGTACTTTGATTGGTCCCATCGTAGGAGCCATCAGCGTCAATGCGCTCAAAAGCTGGGCCACGCGTGCTTACCCAGACCTATGGCTCATCATCCTTGGCGGGATGTTCATCATCGTCGTTTTGTTCTTGCCTAAGGGCATTGTGGGTATCCCAGGCATGGTGAGTGATTGGTTAAAGAAAAGAAAACCGCGAGCCGACGAGTCCGAGGTCATCTCGATCAACAAGCCCGAGGAGGAAGCCGCTTAA
- the urtD gene encoding urea ABC transporter ATP-binding protein UrtD, whose translation MDNPLILNAEGVNKSFAGFKAITDLNFYLTEGELRTVIGPNGAGKTTFLDLITGRTKPDTGTITFGGLTELLPLSEHEIVRLGVGRKFQTPTVYTEHTVFENLLLSLEGVRGVWKTLFSKTTSTDIDRIDEILKTINLGSRRTDLAGSLSHGQKQWLEIGMLLAQNSKLLLIDEPAAGMSDDETALTGELLLKLAGKHSIIVIEHDMVFVKQIATGRKVTVLHQGSVLCEGSVDAVQNDPRVIEVYLGRKKAA comes from the coding sequence ATGGACAATCCTCTCATTCTGAACGCCGAGGGCGTGAATAAATCCTTCGCTGGATTTAAAGCCATCACAGACCTCAACTTTTATCTTACCGAGGGAGAACTGAGAACGGTTATCGGGCCCAATGGTGCGGGCAAAACGACCTTTCTGGATCTTATCACAGGGCGCACCAAGCCCGACACAGGCACCATCACCTTTGGGGGACTCACGGAATTATTACCCCTGAGTGAACATGAAATTGTCCGACTCGGAGTTGGCCGAAAATTCCAGACCCCCACCGTTTACACCGAGCACACCGTTTTTGAAAATCTCCTATTGTCCCTGGAAGGAGTGCGCGGGGTTTGGAAGACGCTATTTAGTAAAACTACCAGCACGGATATTGACCGAATTGACGAAATCCTGAAAACGATCAACCTCGGTAGCCGCCGCACGGATCTAGCCGGTTCTTTGTCTCATGGGCAAAAGCAGTGGCTGGAGATCGGGATGCTGCTGGCACAGAATTCAAAACTTTTGCTCATTGATGAACCTGCTGCCGGGATGAGCGATGACGAAACTGCTCTCACTGGCGAGCTTCTGCTCAAGCTCGCAGGCAAACACAGCATCATCGTGATCGAGCATGACATGGTCTTTGTGAAGCAGATCGCTACCGGGCGCAAGGTGACGGTGCTGCACCAGGGCAGTGTGCTCTGCGAGGGCAGTGTGGATGCTGTGCAAAATGATCCTCGGGTGATCGAAGTTTATCTCGGACGCAAAAAAGCCGCCTAA
- the urtE gene encoding urea ABC transporter ATP-binding subunit UrtE, giving the protein MLNLTSIHASIGGSRILRGVDMTVPAGQLCCLMGRNGVGKTSTLRTIVGLFKPSNGTVVLDGTDITKLAPEDRARLGLAYVPQGRDIFPFLTVEENLMLGATARGLKNKQKLDRIFTLFPIIKEFLPRKGGMLSGGQQQQLAIARALLTEPKVLILDEPTEGIQPNVIDQIGDALKILRSEDKMSILLVEQYLDFCRELADVFYIMDRGTVVAQGQNKDLTDEVVKKHLTV; this is encoded by the coding sequence ATGCTTAATCTGACTTCTATTCATGCTTCCATTGGCGGTAGCCGCATCCTCCGTGGGGTGGATATGACGGTGCCTGCTGGTCAACTTTGCTGCCTCATGGGCCGTAATGGTGTCGGTAAAACAAGCACGCTGCGCACCATCGTGGGATTGTTCAAACCCAGCAATGGCACTGTCGTGCTTGATGGTACCGACATCACCAAATTAGCACCTGAAGACCGTGCGCGGTTGGGGCTGGCTTATGTGCCACAGGGGCGTGACATTTTTCCATTTCTCACCGTCGAAGAAAATCTCATGCTGGGTGCCACGGCCCGAGGGCTGAAGAACAAACAAAAGCTGGATCGTATCTTCACCCTGTTTCCCATCATCAAGGAATTCTTGCCTCGTAAAGGGGGCATGCTCAGTGGCGGTCAGCAGCAACAGCTTGCCATTGCGCGTGCCCTCTTGACGGAGCCGAAGGTGCTGATTCTGGATGAGCCGACGGAAGGCATTCAACCCAATGTGATTGACCAAATCGGTGATGCTTTGAAGATCCTTCGCTCGGAAGATAAAATGAGCATTCTGCTCGTAGAGCAATACCTCGATTTTTGTCGTGAATTGGCCGATGTGTTTTACATCATGGATCGTGGCACAGTGGTTGCTCAAGGACAGAACAAGGATCTTACGGATGAAGTGGTGAAAAAACACCTCACTGTCTAA